In the genome of Brienomyrus brachyistius isolate T26 chromosome 17, BBRACH_0.4, whole genome shotgun sequence, one region contains:
- the calm3a gene encoding calmodulin 3a (phosphorylase kinase, delta): MADQLTEEQIAEFKEAFSLFDKDGDGTITTKELGTVMRSLGQNPTEAELQDMINEVDADGNGTIDFPEFLTMMARKMKDTDSEEEIREAFRVFDKDGNGYISAAELRHVMTNLGEKLTDEEVDEMIREADIDGDGQVNYEEFVQMMTAK, translated from the exons ATG gCTGACCAGCTTACTGAAGAGCAGATTGCCG AGTTCAAGGAGGCATTTTCGCTCTTCGACAAGGATGGAGACGGCACCATAACCACCAAAGAGCTGGGCACTGTGATGAGGTCACTGGGCCAGAATCCCACGGAGGCAGAGCTGCAGGATATGATCAACGAGGTGGATGCAGATg GCAATGGAACGATTGACTTTCCGGAGTTTCTGACCATGATGGCCAGGAAGATGAAAGACACGGACAGCGAAGAGGAGATCAGAGAGGCCTTCCGGGTGTTTGacaag GACGGCAACGGCTACATCAGCGCGGCAGAGCTGCGCCACGTCATGACCAACCTGGGTGAGAAGTTGACGGACGAGGAGGTGGACGAGATGATCCGCGAGGCCGACATCGACGGGGACGGCCAGGTCAACTACGAAG AGTTTGTGCAGATGATGACGGCAAAGTGA